The Juglans regia cultivar Chandler chromosome 16, Walnut 2.0, whole genome shotgun sequence nucleotide sequence catatcatgcatatttttcacaaatcaactttagttaattttatttttatacaaattttagcataggaatcccgcttacttgACTATTGTAAAGAATTTCTTAAACTTTGATCTCGAATTCTAGCAATATCATAATCAAAACCAGAAAATTTTCACTAACACGTTAATAATATGCTAAAGCACATCCCCAATCTAACTAATAGAAAACCCACAATTCTAACGCAGGAATATTATGAGCCTAAAAATAGTAGCTAAATCATCCTTGTCTTGGACTACAAAAATTGCAACACGACTTCTCCCTTCAAAACACTGATAGTTTAGCCCACATATAAGCAAGGCCTAGTTCAAACCCACTTGAAAAAAGTAGTTTTGTAACAAGGTACGTGCCTATTTAACAATCATGTCTAATTACTACAGGGAGAGGATAAAATTTGTAAATCCAAATTGCTATTTCCATGGATTAGAGGATATGCAGGTAATTAATATTAAAGGTCTTTGTACCCATAAGGGTTATAGCGTATATAAGTTACTTTTCAATTGAGAGCAACAcacaagaaagagaaagagtgtTGGGCGGATTAACTTACTGAGAGAAAGAATTTACAcatggagagagaaaatgagcgTCTTGCGGTGGTGGAGCCTCGACTACGAAGAGGTCTCGACGGCGGGTGGGTGGTTGATGGCCAAGTTGGGTGGTTAACCATGTaatgagtgtgtgtgtgtgtgtgagagagagagagagagagagagagagagagttgtgtaACGACGGAGGCCTACGGTGATTGAATTGTGGCTGTCGTATGGTGGAGGCTTGGGTGGCGTTTTCTGTAGAGTTGGGTGGCTAAGGAGGCTTGCGAGGTTGCTAAATATTTTTGCCGTGCTTGGGGAATGAATTGTACTTTGTTTCGGCTTGCCTAAAACATAGGTATTTGTGTATGAGTTGAGCCGTGTGCTTGGTCTATTTTCAAGGTGGTTGGAGGGTGGCGCCTGATGGGTTACCTACTTAGGGACTTAATCAGATCCTGCATACACGATGACTTGGTTTGCTTTTGGCGTGGTGTAACTCATGCATGGTTAACTGTGGCTTCAAGTGGTGGTTCCCATGTGGCTTCTTGGCAATTAGGTCTCTTAAAGTGGTGTTTAGGAAGGGGTTGGTGTGGAGGTGCATGTGGTGGATTAGTGTGGATGGTGGTGTTGTGATTGGCGATGGAAAACAAGGAAAATTAAGTGAAACTTTAGGTGACGGCAGACCCAAAAATCGCaggggagaagaagagagagagactaacAAGTGAGAGTAATCTGTTTAGGGGTGATtagaaaacatattaaaaaaggCGTGGAGAAGGTGGAAATATGGAGGATCTATGGTGGAGCGAGGCACAGAGAAGGGGTGGGAGTAGTTGTGGAGTTGGGTGAAGTGCATGGGGAGGGAAAATAGGAAAAAACGTGCATAACTAAAAGTGAGAGAGGGAAAATAGAAATTGGGCGTCTCAGTGCAGGGAGGGGAGAAGAATAGGGTGACCAACCCTATGGGACTTAACAATGTGTTTAAACAGGATGGGCTTTCAATGGCTTGGGCCTAAAAGGCTGGGTGTTACAAATCTTGTATAggcattttgtaaaaaaattagattttataataaaaaatgtgaaaaactcaattttttcgataatatttactttcttacAAAAGGTATGCACAAGCCTCGTGCATTTGAGACTCGTCCATAATATTACTCTTCTTCATATTacttgataattaaaaaataactaattactcttctaaatacaagatttttataataaaaatacattgtTTAAGTACTTGTTCGTTCTTAAATTGAGaggatatataaaataaattgagacgagtttaactttttataaaaaaataaaaaaataataaatcctaTCATTATTGATTTGAGTTGAATTAATTCGATCTTTGACATCTAGACATAACCTTAAGCAGCCTGCATTAAATTCAACTTCAAGATAGTTAAAATGCATAATCAGCCCCATAATTACCTCATGTTGGTCAAGAAGTACTCAATTCGAAGATGAACTCTCTACATGAAAAAGATCAACACCGACTATTTTACTTAATTCAAAACTACAACAACCACCGTTAATTGGTTCTACTAAAGTCCCTTCCCTAATGATCAGTCAAAAGCTCAGATGTGAACGCACACACCTTATTATCATCAAAGtcggcaaattttttttttttaaagatttttatgCAATcgcagcaaaaaaaaaaaaaaaaaaaaaagtacagaaAACAAATGCAAAACAAAGAAGGCAGTacaaaaaaactgtttattGGTGGCTAGttaattctaacgaaatgactatttatagttaaaatgaatctattttgatcacaaatagtcataaaaagtttatttttctgagaCTTCTATAAACCATTAAAgcttaaatttcaaaatgaattGTGCATGGTAATGGTGAAGACAGCTGAACTATACGGTTCATATGGCGGCTGGCTGCTTTGGATTTTCAATCACCATGCTTTGGATTTGCCTTTAATTTGCGCGCGCATGATCAACATTAACCCCATTAATATTAGTTGCTGCAAACTCGTATCCAtgattattatctttttaatctGCTCATTACTACTATTaattgctgctgctgctgctgctgtacTAACGGCCATCTACCGCCATTTACCTCTTTTTTTTAGCAGGTGGAGTTTATTGACTTTAGGCAGTTTGATATGATCTCTCTAACACGCATTTCCTAGAAAAAAACGTAAGGCCAGGACCATAGTGCCAGGCAGCGCAAACACATACCAACATACGGTAGGTAGCAGTAAATATTTAATAGCTATGATAAGGATTGAAGATGTACGAAGATCTCTAGaaacagaaaaatttaaaagagaaatgatatttacagtcgtgagtgtgtaagtatcgtgtaatcgttttaaaaaaagtaaataaatataagattaatacgaaaaaaaattaattttttatgagtggatcctactcttttttaaaatgactatacggtatttacatattttacgactatatataacattacaaCACaacaacagtttttttttttttttgaaaataacacAACAGCAGTTTGGAAGTTGCATGCGTTGATCGTCAACCTTACCATCCTAGCTGCATTCACGTTACTGATCAACTTCACCTTGCATGGGTGAAACTGGGTAggttatcatatatttttataattttgtttatttaaatattttcaaaaatcttaaaaataaattgactaTGGGCCTGTTTGAGATTGTAATAGGAGTTTTAGAAAGTGtctaaatatcattaaaaatctctctaatagaaaaattagattgtttaAGTGTTacatattagaatatttttaatctcaaacaagttaaaaagtatgtttgagaaaaagaatcaatttcttcaaaaatgcTTTTCTAGATAATGCAGAACGTAattaattcgaattttaaaagaTTGTCAATAGACGAAAATACATATACAACTTTAAACtaattataactttcaaacttttaagaatatgatcataatctttaaaaatttaaataatcgtaATTTCTACTTTAGAAAGtacttttttagtttatttttaaataaacataaCGTGTTTGAGAGTGTTTTAAACATTTAGTTATTAAACAgtaaaaatctttttaataataaaacgtattatttaaattataagttatacaTGCACTGTATCAGAATCCATACACGTTATTTatggataataaaattttaatattataagtagAAAATACCCATTTTTTTCAGTAGGTAAGACAAACCGGGTGGCGGGTAGAGTGGGATCGACGGAGGCCATGAAAATGACGGCCTAAGGCCCTAAAGTCATTAATCTTTGGGCAGGTTAGTTAATTGCAATTTGTCAAATGGGTTGATCAAGTGCATTTGCACTTCTTCTTCCATGCAATACAGCTGCCTCTTTTGAGTTTTACAGCttttaattctttctaatttctatGCGCGCTCTCTTTTCcaactaatttttattatattgttttgatgaaatattatgcattaaaattatttatttattttgaaaaaaaaaaataaattgaaaaattaaaatgagatttaaatatagtgcatgaactttgaaaaatattatcatgaaaacccacatattatttatgaaatgaagGACTCCCAAATAAAAGTATGACATCCAACAGGGAAGAGTGAAACCGTTTTAAGTACTCGTGTATAGCCTCTGCAAGACTGCAAGTCGTAGATTGTAAGCACTCCTTtctatttctataaaaaagtcCAGATTCAGGgagttttatctttattttccaatcatccaTCACCAACAACTAGAAAAACATCATCTTCGTGTCTTCTTAAAGAGTAGATAGCAAGCACTCTTTGTATTCTGTAAAAATATAACGACCCATaacctttccttttcttttttttaatttttttaagctcACAAATCTTTATCGATCGTCGTGTATAGGCAGGCGGGCTACTGTTATGGGAACTGCTCAAAACAGAGCACTTCGGTGCTCTGTTTTGCTCTGCTTTTTTTCTATcttagtttttcttttgttgagcTCCGGTGGGGTGTCCGGCCAATCATTACCCGTTTTTGCATGTGATGTTGGAAGCAATCCAGCGTTGGAGAATCTTGCGTTCTGTGACACGTCGTTGGAGATTGATCTGAGAGTGGCGGACTTGGTGAAGAGGCTAACATTGCAGGAGAAGATTGGGTTCTTGGTGAACAGTGCAAGGAATGTGAGTAGGCTCGGGATACCCAAGTACGAGTGGTGGTCAGAGGCTCTTCATGGAGTCTCTTACGTCGGTCCGGGGACTCGGTTCTCGAAAGTGGTGCCTGGAGCTACCAGCTTTCCTCAGGTTATTCTCACTGCTGCTTCATTCAATGCCTCTCTGTTTGAAGCCATTGGAAGGGTAAGAGAGTTTTGAAGGACTAAATGcttaaagttttgttttttgaatggTTAATCTATTTAGGTCTAAACCAATTGCAGAATAGCATCTTCTTGAGTTTGACAATGAGTTTTTTAACAGGGTGGTTTGATGAAACAAATTTGTGATTTTCTGGGTTGTTTTAAATTGGataatataaatcacaaaacgTATCAGTTGTTTGATTAGTCTCTCGTCTTTGATACCGTGCCATTATCATCTTTGATGTTGCTCATCATAAGTTAGGTTTGATCCTCCTAACTTCACTTTGAATATTGTTTTAATAGGGTTAAAAGTAGATGATGTATGGTTAATAGGGtttacttcttcttttttcctgaCTTTTCGTTTCAACATGAAGAATAAAGatattgctttttcttttttcctttctctgggcaaagagaaaagatactaatggaattaattatatatcggCAAAATCAGGAATAAAGATCCTATTCGTAGATAGTGAGAACATTAAGAGTTggttttgatagtgagatgagatgaaatgagatgattttaaataaaaattgaaaaaaatattgttgaaatattattttttaatattattattattttaaaatttgaaaatgttgaattgtgatttgaaataaataaaaaaatatcttctaaaaaataaaccaaaaaataaagggTCCCAAATAATAGCATTAACCATTCTTAAGAAATAAATATCTCCTAAATAATGCCATTAAATGGCTGCCTCCTAAATAATAAACGCTCATGTTAAATTGCTACTGCCTATGAGAATTACTCTCAAATAGGAGTGCTACCTGCATAATGCGAGGTGAAAGACCCTTTCCTACACCCCGTCCCGCACTATGTAGAGAGGCATTTTTTACCCCGTCCTGGTGATGGGGGCGGCATAAAAAATGCCATCCACCCCGCCCCCCACCTAGGCCAAATTATTagatctaaaaaattatttttgggttcaaaaaattttttggacccaaattataatataattttaaattataaatataaaaataacttaaactcattaaagttatattttagattgtctTGACCTTCTAGATCAacatttatataggaggtcaatgcaatacaataatattataatagtaagtttcacattacttaaatatgattattatattaCTTTGActtcctatataaaaaattgatctaAGAGGTCaagataattaaataatttaaatacaatttcaagtttttaataagATGAAGTGGACGGGGTGGGGTAtggccccccgcccccgctgccccacCTACCGTCAaacaataatattgaaatttttttcccattaaCGGATAAACTTTGGCTCAATTGTACATCTTTCCATTGTAGAGAAAAGTGGGGAGTGAAATCGAGGTTCTAATTTCAGTGAGTGTTGTTCCTCATTTGTAGCAAAAAACTCTAACCTCACACCCTCTGTTAATAAAGGAAAACATGCGGAAGAATGAAATACTCCTTTCAAAACTAATctatcaaataataataataaaaggcgTCCAATAAAACGAGAGCAAAGTTTTCCTTTGAATTAGAATTTCCGTGCCATGTTCAACAAAAATATTGTGATGTCAATGTCCTTACCGGCACGGCACCATCTTTGCTGGTGGTGCTGGTGCACCTTCTTGTTTCAGTTGACACTGTTGCATGCTGCTGCTCACTCCTCCAGAATCATAGGATTGCCTTGGCACATGAATTGCTTAACATTTTCTTAAGATGTGCAGGTGGTTTCAACCGAAGCAAGAGCAATGTACAATGTAGGACTAGCAGGCTTGACATTTTGGTCACCAAACATTAACATATTTAGAGACCCCAGATGGGGAAGAGGCCAGGAGACTCCTGGAGAAGATCCATTGCTCTCAAGTAAATATGGATCAGGTTATGTAAGAGGGCTTCAACAAAATGATGATGGAGACCCAAATGGACTTAAGGTTGCTGCATGTTGTAAACATTATACAGCCTATGACGTGGATAAATGGAAAGGGATCGACCGGTTCCATTTCAATGCTATGGTAATTTATATCAGTTCAATTTTTCCTATTGagagttgtttttttattctaatttttggATCATGATtcccattttcttttgcttgtttTGTTCTTGACGACGAGTTAGGTATCAAAGCAAGATCTGGATGATACATTTCAACCACCATTCAAGAGTTGTGTTGTTGATGGCAATGCTGCCAGTGTCATGTGTTCCTACAACCAGGTTAATGGTAAGCCAACCTGTGCAGACCCTGACCTCCTTTCAGGGGTCATCCGAGGCGAATGGAAATTGAAAGGGTATATTTGATTCTCTCCCAAGTcatctactctttttttttttttttccttttaatttgcAAATGACTATTGGGTTGCTGCAGATACATTGTTTCAGATTGTGATTCCATAGAAGTACTCCACAATTCCCAACGCTACACCAAGACACCTGAGGAGGCTGCAGCCAAAGCTATATTGGCAGGTAACTTCATTTCCATCCCCAGGATCATTTTACTGGTTCCCTGTCCAATTGGAGAGATTGAGATCCTTTATTTATTGCCTTTGATAGTGACTAAATGATATgctgtttattttaattgagcAGGATTGGATCTTAACTGCGGATCTTTTCTGGGCAAGTACACAGCAGGTGCAGTGAAAGGAGGACTTCTCGATGAAGCGGCCATTGACAAGGCCATATCTAACAATTTTGCGACCCTAATGCGACTTGGCTTCTTTGATGGTGACCCAAGAAAGCAACTTTATGGCAAACTAGGTCCAGAAGACGTGTGCACCCCAGAGCACCGGGAACTGGCCCGTGAGGCTGCTAGGCAAGGTATAGTGCTGCTTAAGAACAGCCCGGGATCTCTTCCTCTGTCTCCCACTGCCTTCAAATCCTTGGCAGTAATTGGTCCCAATGCCAATGTCACAAAAACCATGATTGGAAATTATGAAGGTATGCAAATTTCATTACTTCTCTGTCTGGTTTGCCCCCTTAATCCAGCAGCCATCGTACAGCacttgagagtttttttttttttttaatttcgaaCATAGTTTATCAAATCGTTTTATTCATAACATTGAATGGTTCGCAAGGGTAAATTGCCTGAGTTCGCATGTTGCTTAAGCACTAAACAGATTACCTTGCAAGATGGGAATGCAAGTTTGAGATACAGTGATCCGAAATGATTCTGGAATCACTTTTTCTAATGTTTCTGGGAATTTCACAGGCACCCCGTGCAAATACACAACTCCTTTGCAAGGCCTGACAGCCTCAGTCGCGACAACTTATCAGCCTGGCTGCTCCAATGTGGTCTGCAACACTGCACAGCTTGATGATGCTAAGAATATAGCAGCCTCAGCAGATGCCACTATACTTATAATGGGTGCAGACAAATCAATCGAGGCAGAGAGTCTGGACAGAGTCGATCTCCGTCTTCCAGGACAGCAGCAACTTTTAGTTACGGAAGTTGCAAAGGTATCCAAGGGACCAGTTATTCTTGTTATAATGTCTGGGGGATGCATGGATATCTCATTTGCAAAAAGTGATGACAGAATTACGAGCATCCTATGGGTTGG carries:
- the LOC108979925 gene encoding beta-xylosidase/alpha-L-arabinofuranosidase 2-like → MGTAQNRALRCSVLLCFFSILVFLLLSSGGVSGQSLPVFACDVGSNPALENLAFCDTSLEIDLRVADLVKRLTLQEKIGFLVNSARNVSRLGIPKYEWWSEALHGVSYVGPGTRFSKVVPGATSFPQVILTAASFNASLFEAIGRVVSTEARAMYNVGLAGLTFWSPNINIFRDPRWGRGQETPGEDPLLSSKYGSGYVRGLQQNDDGDPNGLKVAACCKHYTAYDVDKWKGIDRFHFNAMVSKQDLDDTFQPPFKSCVVDGNAASVMCSYNQVNGKPTCADPDLLSGVIRGEWKLKGYIVSDCDSIEVLHNSQRYTKTPEEAAAKAILAGLDLNCGSFLGKYTAGAVKGGLLDEAAIDKAISNNFATLMRLGFFDGDPRKQLYGKLGPEDVCTPEHRELAREAARQGIVLLKNSPGSLPLSPTAFKSLAVIGPNANVTKTMIGNYEGTPCKYTTPLQGLTASVATTYQPGCSNVVCNTAQLDDAKNIAASADATILIMGADKSIEAESLDRVDLRLPGQQQLLVTEVAKVSKGPVILVIMSGGCMDISFAKSDDRITSILWVGYPGEAGGAAIADVIFGYFNPSGRLPMTWYPQSFVDKVPMTNMMMRPDLSDGHPGRTYRFYTGETVYSFGDGLSYSSFNYHLIQVPKLVFIPLEEGHICHSSRCKSLDVGEQHCQNLGFDIQLGVKNMGRMSGSHTVFLFSTPPSIHNSPQKHLVGFEKVFLKAQTETQVRLKVDVCKDLSVVDENGNRKIALGQHVLHVGSLKSSLSLRI